In the genome of Streptomyces violaceoruber, the window GCATCTTCGACACCGAGCTGGCCGGGCGGCTCGCCGGCTTCCCGCGCGTCGGGCTCGGCGCGATGGTGGAGAACGTTCTGGGGTTCGTCCTGGAGAAGGGCCACTCCGCCGTCGACTGGTCGACGCGCCCGCTGCCCGAGCCCTGGCTGCGCTACGCCGCGCTCGACGTCGAGCTGCTGGTCGACCTGCGGGACGCCCTGGAGAAGGAGCTGGACCGCCAGGGCAAGCTGGAGTGGGCCCGGCAGGAGTTCGACGCGATCGCCTCTGCCCCGCCGGCCGAGCCGCGCAAGGACCCGTGGCGCCGCACGTCCGGCATGCACAAGGTGCGCAGGCGCCGCCAGCTCGCCGTGGTGCGGGAGCTGTGGCAGGCCCGGGACCGGATCGCGCAGCGCCGGGACGTCTCCCCCGGCAAGGTGCTCGGGGACGCGGCCATCGTCGAGGCCGCCCTCGCGCTGCCGCCCGATGCGCACGCGCTGGCCGCGCTGAACGGGTTCGGCAGGGTGAACCGCCGGCAGCTGGAGCAGTGGCAGCTGTCGGTCGACCGGGCCAGGGCGCTGTCCGAGTCGCAGCTGCCACAGCCCGGCCAGCCGGTGACCGGCCCCCCGCCGCCGCGGGCCTGGGCCGACAAGGACCCGGCCGCCGCGGCCCGGCTGACCGCGGCACGCGCGGCGGTGACGGCGCTGGCCGAGCGGCTGAGCATGCCCCAGGAGAACCTGATCACGCCCGACACGGTGCGCCGGGTCTGCTGGGAGCCGCCCGCGACGGTCGACGCCGAGTCCGTGGGCGCGGCCCTCGCCGGACACGGAGCCCGGCCCTGGCAGGTGGAGCAGGTGACACCGGTACTGGTGGCGGCGCTGAGCCGGGAGGCGGCGTAGCAGGAGCGGCGGATTCCGGCCAAGGTCGCGGGTGCGGCACTTGCTCCGGTGGTGTGACGGACGGTGTGACCTTCGCCGCTCCCGCCGGGGGGACTGGGCAGCTACGTTACTCATAAGTAGCATGGGTCCTGAGCGCGCGCTCAGTGCATGCGTGCCGCAGCAGTGCCATCCCGCACCCTGGAGGAGAGCCATCGTGCCTCGTACCGTCAGGGACGTCGTCTTCGTCGACGGCGTCCGCACCCCGTTCGGCAAGGCGGGCCCGAAGGGCGTCTACCACGAGACCCGCGCCGACGACCTGGTCGTGAAGGCGATCCGGGAGCTGCTGCGCCGCAACCCCGGTCTCGACCCCAAGAAGATCGACGAGGTCGCCGTCGCCGCGACCACGCAGATCGGCGACCAGGGCCTGACCATCGGCCGCACCGCCGGCATTCTGGCGGGCCTGCCCACCTCGGTCCCGGGCTACTCCATCGACCGCATGTGCGCGGGCGCCCTGACCGCCGTCACCTCGGTGGCCGGCTCGGTCGCCTTCGGCGCGTACGACGTCGCGATCGCGGGCGGTGTCGAGCACATGGGCCGCCACCCGATGGGCGAGGGCGTCGACCCGAACCCGCGGTTCGTCAGCGAGAAGCTGGTCGACGAGTCCGCCCTGTTCATGGGCATGACCGCGGAGAACCTGCACGACCGCTACCCGTCGATCACCAAGCAGCGCGCCGACGAGTACGCGGTGCGCTCGCAGGAGAAGGCCGCCAAGGCCTACGCCAACGGCCAGATCCAGGCCGACCTGGTGCCGGTCTCGGTGCGCCGCACCAACGAGGAGGCGGGCGAGACGGGCTGGGGCCTGGTCACGGCCGACGAGCCGATGCGTCCGGGCACCACCCTGGAGAACCTGGCGGGCCTGAAGACGCCGTTCCGCGTGCACGGCCGGGTCACCGCGGGCAACGCGGCCGGTCTGAACGACGGCGCGACCGCCTCCCTCATCGCGAGCGAGGACTTCGCCCGCGAGCACAACCTCCCCGTGAAGATGCGCCTGGTCGCGTACTCCTTCGCGGGCGTCGAGCCGGAGGTCATGGGCTACGGCCCGATCCCGGCCACCGAGAAGGCCCTCGCGCAGGCGGGTCTGTCCATCTCGGACATCGGCCTGTTCGAGATCAACGAGGCCTTCGCCGTCCAGGTCCTCGCGTTCCTGGAGCACTACGGCATCGCCGACGACGACGCGCGCGTCAACCAGTACGGCGGCGCCATCGCCTTCGGCCACCCGCTGGCCTCCTCCGGCGTCCGGCTGATGACGCAGCTGGCCCGTCAGTTCGAGGAGCAGCCGCACGTCCGCTACGGCCTGACCACCATGTGCGTCGGCTTCGGCATGGGCGCGACGGTCATCTGGGAGAACCCGCACTTCGAGGGGGACAAGTGAGCACCACCGCAGAGCTGCTGAAGGGTGCGGCCGAGCTGTTCCCCGGCGAGGTCGTCACCAGCGCCCACGTGCGCCACTTCGACCTGCCCCTGGGAGCGGGCCGCTTCGCCCTCGTCACCCTGGACAACGGCCACGACCACACCAAGCCGACCACGCTCGGCCCGCAGTCGCTGGCGAACATCGACGCCGCGCTCGACCAGGTCGAGAAGGAGGCCGCGGACGGCGACATCGTCGGCGTCGGCGTCACCGGCAAGCCGTTCATCTTCGCGGTCGGCGCCGACCTCAAGGGCGTCGAGCTGCTCAAGCGGCACGAGGACGCGCTGGCCATCGGCAAGGGCGGCCACGACGTCCTCAAGCGCCTGGCGAACCTCGCGGTGCCGTCGTTCGCGTACTACAACGGCGCGGCCATGGGCGGCGGCGTGGAGATCGGCCTGCACTGCACCTACCGCACGGTGTCGGCGGCCCTCCCGGCCTTCTCCCTGCCCGAGGTCTTCCTCGGCCTGGTCCCCGGCTGGGGCGGCTGCACGCTGCTGCCGAACCTGATCGGCGCCGACAAGGCCGTCTCGGTGATCATCGAGAACAGCCTCAACCAGAACAGGCAGCTCAAGGGCAAGCAGGTCCTCGAGCTCGGCATCGCGGACGCGATCTTCGAGGGCGCGGACTTCCTGGAGCAGTCGCTGCTGTGGACGGCGTCCGTCCTCAAGGGCGAGATCACCGTCGAGCGTCCGCTGATCGACCGCGGCGAGGCCTGGGACCAGGCCGTCGCCAAGGGCCGCTTCATCGCCGACGGCAAGGTGCACGGCGCCGCCCCGGCCGCCTACCGCGCCCTGGACATCATCGCCACCGCCAAGAACGGCGACCTCCAGCAGGGCTACGACGCCGAGGACCAGGCCCTCGCCGACCTGATCATGGGCGGCGAGCTGCGCTCCGGCATCTACGCCTTCAACCTGGTCCAGAAGCGCGGCAAGCGCCCGGCGGGTGCGCCGGACAAGTCGCTGGCCCGCCCGGTCACCAAGGTGGGCGTGGTCGGCGCCGGTCTGATGGCCTCGCAGCTGGCGCTGCTCTTCCTGCGCCGCCTGGAGGTCCCGGTCGTCCTCACCGACATCGACCAGGAGCGCGTCGACAAGGGTGTGGGCTACGTCCACGCCGAGATCGACAAGCTGCTCGGCAAGGGCCGTGTCAACCAGGACAAGGCGAACCGCCTCAAGGCCCTGGTGACCGGTGTGCTGGACAAGGCCGAGGGCTTCGCGGACGCGGACTTCGTCATCGAGGCCGTCTTCGAGGAGATGGGCGTCAAGCAGAAGGTCTTCGCCGAGGTCGAGGCGGTGGCCCCCGCGCACGCGATCCTGGCCACGAACACCTCCTCCCTCTCGGTCTCGGAGATGGCGTCGAAGCTGAAGCACCCCGAGCGGGTCGTCGGCTTCCACTTCTTCAACCCGGTCGCGATCCTGCCGCTCCTGGAGATCGTCCGCGGCGAGCAGACCGACGAGGCCGCGCTGGCCACGGCGTTCGGCGTCGCCAAGAAGCTGAAGAAGACCGCGGTCCTGGTCAAGGACGCCCCGGCGTTCGTGGTCAACCGCATCCTGACCCGCTTCATGGGCGAGATCCAGAACGTCATCGACGAGGGCACGCCGGTCGCGGTGGCGGAGAAGGCGGTGGAGCCCCTCGGCCTGCCGATGTCCCCGCTGGTCCTCCTGGAGCTGGTGGGCCCGGCCATCGGCCTGCACGTCTCGGAGACTCTCAACCGGGCCTTCCCGGAGCGCTTCACGGTCTCCCCGAACCTCAAGGCGGTCGTGGAGGCGGGCAAACGCGGCTTCTACGTCTACGACAGCGGCAAGCCGGAGCTGGACCCGGAGGTCGCCGCGCTCCTCAAGCAGGGCGACTCCGTCCTGACCGAGGAGCAGGTCCGCGACCGCGTCCTGGACGCGGTGGCCCAGGAGATCGGCCTGATGCTGGACGAGGGCGTCGTCGCCGAGGCCCAGGACGTCGACCTCTGCCTGATCACCGGCGCCGGCTGGCCCTTCCACCTGGGCGGCATCACGCCGTACCTGGACCGCGAGGGCGTCTCGGAGCGGGTGAACGGGAAGCGGTTCCTGGAGGCGGGGGTGGCGTCGGTACCGGCGTGACCTCCCGGAGCAGGTGAAGCGGGCCCCGCCGGCGGCGGGGCCCGCTTCGGTGTTCGGGGCCGCGCTCAGCAGAGCCAGGGGCCGAGCGGACTGCTCACGGAGGGAGAGAGCTGGCGGCGGACGTGCAGCCGGCCGTCCACGCCGACGACCGCCACCACCAGCGCGCCCTGCGCGTCGTACGCCATGGCCGGGGCGTACGCGAACGCCTCGCCCGACTCGTGCCAGTGCGCGCCGGAGTGGTCCTTGTCCCGGTCGGGCAGGGAGACCACGAGCCGTCCACTGCTGCCGCGGTGTGCGAGGAACGCCTCACGGGCGCCCCGTTCCGGAGCCCACAGCGCCGCGACGGCGCCGGTGCCGCCGTGGCCGCCGACCCCGGCGCCGGAACCGGGCCAGCGGCCGTCGGCGTGCTGCCGGTAGGCCATGACCTGCTGGGTGCCCGCCTCCCGGAAGTACAGGCAGGTGCGCTCGTCGCCCGAGTCCACGGCGGTGATTCCGCCCGTCGCGGGCCGGCCCGTCCGCAGGGTGTCGTCGAGCAGGAAGGAACCGCCGAGCTCGGCCTGGTGCCAGCGCCATACCGAGTTCTTCCCCGGCACGTACAGCTCCACGGTGCCCCGCGAGGTGGTCAGCGTGGTGCCCGCGTCCTGGAGGAGGTTGCCGCCGATGCCGGTCCAGGGAGTCCAGTTGCCGTCGGTGTCCCGGCCGCGGTGGGAGATGCCCTGGTCGAAGTCGCGGACGAAGACGTGCAGCCGGCCGGCCCCGTCGACGGCCGCCGACGGTACGCCGACTTCCCGCTGCCGGCGCCCGTCGGCCTGGGACCAGTCGGGGTTCTCCAGGGAGTGCCAGCCGCTGAACCCGTTGCCGTCGGCATCCTGCACGGTGTGCACGACATCGGCGGTGACCGTGCCGCCCGCGACCACCTGGCGGCGCAGGCCCACCAGTTCCGCGGGACCGCCGGGCAGTCCGGCCACCGCGAGCGTGGAGGCGAGCCAGCCGTCGCCCAGGACGTACGGGCCCTTCCACTCACCGCTCGCCGGGGCGGTCTCGGTCCAGAAGGCGAGCCGGCCGGCCAGCACACCGAAGGCGTTCAGCCGCCCGCCCGGCCCCAGCCGCAGCCAGTCCGTGGTGGGCGAGTAGCGGTAGGCGCAGCTCAGCATGTGTGTGCTGCGGTACGGGTTGGAACCCAGTTGCCGGTCGCCGCAGGTGCGGCAGGTTCCGTGCGCGCAGGTCGCGGGCGCGTCGAGGCCGGCGTACGTCGCGAGGTACTCGGCCTTCTCCGTGACGGCCGACGAGTCGAGGTTGTAGCCCCAGAAGCGGTTGGCGTAGGCGCGGTAGCACTCGACGACCGGGTTGTGCCCCGCCTCGCGGTACCGGGCGAGGGCCGCGAGCGCGAACTCGGCGGTGACCGTGTGGTCGACGTGGTCGGAGCAGACGAAGTCCGTCTTTCCGCCGTCGTGTTCGGGGTCGGGGTCCATCGTCCGCACGGATGTCGGACGGATGTGGGCCAGCAGCGCCGCGAGCCCCGTGATGACCTGTTCGCGGGTGACGTGCTGGACCTCGCCGACCGTGCAGCCGTGCACCGGCAGCGTGGCCTGGGTGTGGATCGTGCCGCCCCACAGCTGGTGCAGCCGGGTGCGCACGCCCCGCGGCCCGGGTGCGCCCATGTGCAGCTGGAGGAAGTACAGGCACACGTCGTCGTGGCCGGTGAGCACGAATCGCTCGGCGGCGAAGCCGGGGACGAGGTCCACGGCCTCCCGTCGCCAGGGGTGGTCGCGGTCACCGGTCACCATCCGGGCGTACGCGGACCGTAGTCCGCAGCCGCGTTCGGTGCTGTACCCGGCGTAGTCCGGCGTCTCCCCGGCGCGGCCCGGGTCGCCGGTGTCGGCGTTGACGCCGTCGCCCTCCCCCGCGGTCACGACCACCGTGGTGACCTGATCGCCGTCCCGCAGGGAACGGATCAGGTCGGGGTTCATGAAGTAGAGGTCGTCGTCCTGGTGCGCGATGATGTGCAGGACGGAACGGGCCGTCGCGGTCACCGGTCCTCCAAAGTGGTCGGTCGTCGTCGGATCATCGGTCCACCACGTTCATGGCCATGGCCCCGGAGGCCGAGCAGTAGGGACGCACCCAGACCGGCCGGGCCGGGTGGATCACCGCAAGGTCCGAGATCCCGTCCCCGGTCAGCGGGAGGGACGGGTAGGCGTAGGCGCCCTTGACGTCCGGGAAGTCCTCCAGCAGGTGGCACACCCGCACCTTGCGCCGGTCGTGCGGGTCGGGCTGCAGCCACCAGTCCCAGTCCTCCCAGCGTTCCAGGCGGTGGTCGACGACGCGTCGCACCGGCACGTGCGCCCGGAACGCGTGGCGGCCCAGGACCTCCACGGGAACGGTGAAGTTCTTTCCGTGCGGACCGCGGCGGCTCACGACGAACAACGCGCCCGGTTCGATCCGGCGGCCGCCGCACAGGACGCCCCGCAGCGTGATGGCGCCGTCCCCCAGCTCGACGGTCGCGCACTCGACGTGTTCCTCGCGCAGCACCGTGCGCAGCATGAGCCGGCCGTTGGGCTGGGCGTAGGGCAGGTTCCAGGTGACCGGACCGGTCGGCGGACGGCCCACCAGATCGGCCCGGGCGTCGATCAGTGCCCGCGTGTCCCGGATGCCCGCCTTCATGTGCACGGTCTTCGACCTGGCCGAACGCATCGTCACCTGCCAGCGGCCGTCGCCGAGTTCGTCCAGGGCCGAGGGGCCCAGCGCCGCCGTGTACCGGGTGCCTCCGTTGTCGAGGTTCGTCCGCGAGGTGCGTACGGGTACATCGGGGCGCCGGTTGCCGTCGGACGGCTGGTGGCGCAGGACGAACTGCCAGCGGTGACGGCCGTCACCGGGGCCCTCGGTGCTGAAGCGCAGCCACCCCGCGCCGTCCGCGACGACGTCCACGGTCGCCGCGCCGATGCCCACCGGGGGGACGGTGGCCGGGGCCCCCGTCCGCCGGGACCCGGCCGGTGCGCGGTATCCGCGGACGGCGGCGGCACGGCGGCGGGCGGCGTCCTCGAAGAGCCGCACGTAGCGGTCCGCGACGGCGGCCGGATCGTAGCGGGCGGCGTTGCGCAGGGCCGCCTCGCCCATGTCGCGTCGCAGGACCTCGTCGGCCATCAGGCGCCGCAGCCCCCAGGCGATGCCCGACACCTGCCCGTTGGGCACCAGGAAGCCGTCCTCGCCGTCGCTGAGGATCTCCCGGGGCCCGACCGGGCAGTCGGTGGAGACCACGGGCAGTCCGCAGCGCATCGCCTCCACCAGGGTCATGCCGAAGGACTCCGCGCTGGAGGTGACGGCCGCGATGGACCCCTTCGCCCACTCGGAGTCGATCGGCGAGAACCCGCCCATGAGCAACGCCCGGCCGGACAGGCCGAGTTCGGTGACGAGCGTGCGCAGCTTTCCGGCCTCCCCGCCGTCGCCGTAAATGCGCAGCTGCCAGTCGGGGAACTCGTCGGCGAGGCTGCCGAAGGCGCGGATCAACAGGTCGTAGCGCTTGACGTGGTGCATGCGGCCCGCGCTCACCACGATCTTGCGGGTGCAGTCGGAGGGCTGCACGGACGGCCGGGGCACGCTGTTGGGGATGCCGACCACGGTGATGCCGGGGATCGGCGTGTTCTCCATGAAGGACCCGGCATCGGCCTCGGTGACCGTCGTGATCGCGTCCAGCCGCGGGTACACCCGGGCCATCTCGGCACGCACCGCCGGCGGGATGGCGAGATGCGTCATGTGCTCCTGGGCGACGCGCAGCGCGCCCTCCCTGGTGTGGGCGGCGACGAAGAGGTTGAGACTGGGCCGGGTGCCGACCACCACGTCGGCGTCGGTCCGGCGCAGGTCCCGGATGATGCGCTCGTCGGTGAACCGGCTGTACTGCGCGAAGAACTCCTCCTGCCGCGGCACCACTGCGCTCGGCTCGTCGCTGCCGGCGGCACCCCGGTCGGACGAGCCGGGACGCAGGTCGACGAGGGCCCGGACGGTGATGCGCGGGGAGATCTCGAACTTGGTCGCGTTGGCACGCCGGAAGACCGAGACGATCTCCACGTCGTGCTGGACGGAGAGGGCCTCGGCGAGGTTGATGACGGTCCTGTTGGTGCCGCCGATGCCGTAGATGTTGTTGATCAGGAAGGAGATCTTCACCGGGCCGCGCGCTCCTTGCGCTCGAAGGGACTGGGCACCGGGTAGTAGGCGCTGAGGAAGGTGGCGAGCATCTCCGTCTGGCGATCGACGTCGTGGCCGTCGGAGAGCGTGTCGTTGATGCAGAACGCCTGCCGGTCGCGGCGGGCGAGCAGGATGCCCAGCCTCCGTGCGACCTCGGGCCGGGCCAGGTCCAGGTAGGCGAACCGGATGTCGGACGGCACGGCACGGCCGGTGAAGTAGGCGTAGTAGTGGTACAGCGACGACGGGATGGAGATGTCGGTCGGGCTGCGGAACCGGCTGTGGGAGGTCTCCCAGTGCGCTTCGGGGTACTCGCGTTCTATCTCCTCCAGCACACTCCGCCGCAGGGCGTAGGGCGCGTGCCGGAGTTTCTGGACGATGACCGAGCCGAAGTTCTCCAGGAGAAGCCGCCGGTTGTTCTTGCCGGCCGCGTCGACCGGACGGTCCGCGGGGCTGGGGTCCGGGCGGGGCACCTGGGACGGCGAGAAGAAGGTCCGGGTCATGCCGTTGGACAGGAAGAAGTCCTGCGGAGTGACGGGGCGGCCCAGGAACATGTCGTCGTTGAGGTAGAGGAAGTGCTCGGACAGCCCCTTGATGTGGTGCAGCCGGCTCTCGATGGCGTGCGAGTTGAAGGTGGGCAGGGCGGCCGGATCGGCGAAGATCTCGGAGTGGTCGACGACGGTCAGGCGCGGGTGGCTGTCGTTGAGCCATGCCGGACGCTGCCCGTCCGTCACCAGGTGGACGTGTCTGACCCAGGGGGCGTTCTGCTCCAGGGCCCGCAGGGAGTAGCGCAGCTCGTCGCGGCTGATGTAGCGGGCCGCGTTCGCCGACTCGGCGTGGTATCCGCCGTCGTAGGCACTGCGGCGTCGCCGCCAGGCGGGGTCGTTGCCGTCGACCCACGTGTAGACGACGTCGATCGGGAAGCGCACGTCCTCGGGCAGCGCGTCGGCGCATGCCGCTACGGTGCGCACCGAGCGGGTGCGCCGGGTGTGCAGCGCGGCGAAGCCGGTGAGCCGGCTGACCGGCACGGTGACCCGGGGCTCGCGCGGTGACACGTCCTGCGTGACGCGGTTGGGGCGGGGCGCCACGAGGCGTCCGGCCTCGGGCTTCCAGAACTCGATGTCGCAGCTGTGCTCGAGACCGAGCACCAGGGAGCCGGTGGGATCGCTCCAGACCATGCCGGTCCGAAGGACCGCGGCATGGCGGGCCTGCTGCCTGCCGGCCCGGGAGCCCGCCAGTGCCGGACGGGCCTGTGGCGTCTCGCCCCGGCATGCGCGCAGATAGACGGGGCCGTGACCGGCACAGCGTTCGAGCGCTCTGCCCACCTGCTCACGGTCGGACTCCGCGACGGCGAGGACGGAGCGGAAGTCGGAGGTCCCGCGGACGGCGAAGTAGTCGACGCCCGCCTCCTCCAACGCGGTCACGACCAGTTCGAGGTTGGCCTCGCGCAGGCCGAGCGGCGAGACGGTGGGCCGGACCAGGGCGATCCGGTCGCCGTGTCCGGCGAGTGCGGCGAGCCGCTCCCCCTCGCGGAAGAGGTGCGGCCAGCGGCGGCGGGCCCGGAAGCCGCGGAACAGCCGGGAGGCGAGGGAGAGGACGTGCAGCCGGCGGAGCAGGTGCTTGAGCACCGTACGCAGACCTGCCGGGACACGGCGTGCGACACGGCGTCTGAGGCCCGCCGGGACCAGGCTGCGGTATGCGCCGACCGCGGCGGAGGCCTCGGGATTGCCTGTGCTCACGAATGTCTGTCCGGCTCTGTGTCGGTCTGCGGGCGGTCGCACTCGAAGACGCTGGGGACGGGGTAGTACTGGTGCAGGAAGCGCACGACGGCGTTGGTCCCTCCGCCGGAACCCGCCTCCCCGGTGCCGAGACCGAAGAACTGGAGCTGTTGCACGTCACGCCGGACGAGCAGCCGTTGCAGGTGGGTGCCGATCCCGGGCAGTGCCGCGTGCAGCGCCACCGACGCCTCCCCCGAGGGATCGGCGTGCCCGGCGACGTATCCGAAGTGGTGGGCCATCCCGTCCATGGGGTGGGTGCCGGGCACGCCGGACAGCACCTGCTCGTCCGGTACGGGCAGGGACCGCGCCCCCGCCTCCCCGAGCCGGGTGAGGGTGTCGGCCCGGTACGGCTGGGGCCCGGCCGCGTAGCCGTGTCCGGTGGCCCGGCCCGTGACGGAGTAGGCGGCGCGGACCCACTCCGCGAAGGACTCCGACGCGTTCCAGGGGCCGCGCCGGGGGCGGGTTCCGCCGCCGGGCGTGAAGTAGTCGAAGGGACGCACCGGTCGGCCGAGCAGGGCACCGGGCCGCATGAGCAGGAAGTGTTCGGCGAGGTCGGGCAGCTGGTCGAGTCGCCACTCGGCCCCGGGCACGGCGCGGACGACGCTGATCCGTTCGTCCGCCTCCAGCCAGGCCGGCGGCTCCGCCTGGGCGACGACGTGCACGACGTCGATCCACGGCGCGTACTGGTGCACCGAGCGCAGGGCCGCGCGCAGCAGTTCCTCCCCCCACGGCGTGGGGTGCTGCCACAGCAGCACCGCGTCCACGGGGAAGGAGATCTCCTCGAGCCGTACGACGTCGAAGTTCTCCAGGGTGACCGTCGGCCCCAGGTCGCCGTCGATGTCGCAGTAGCCGGACAGCCGGTCGAGACCGATCTCGATGCCGAGTGCTTCGGCGGGCACGGCGCGCTGCACCCGGTTGGGGCGGGGGCCGATGAGCCGTTCGTGGGGCAGGTCGGTGTTGGCGGTCCAGAACTCGATCTCGATGCCCTGGTCCTCGCCCACCCACAGGCCTTCCGTGGGATCGGTGCGGAGCCAGGTGAGGCGGATCACCCGGGCCCGGCCGTAGTGCTTCCACGCCTTGATGTGGCTGCCGGGTGTCTCGCGGGTGTCGGCGGCGGACGGGGACACGGAGACGACGTAGCCGGTGTGCTCCTCCAGCAGGGCGCGCAGCACCCGGCGCACGGTGCCCTTGTCCCGCACCTCCACGGCGAGGCACAGCCGGCGGTCGTCGAGGGCGGGCACCGCGAACCAGGGCACCTCGGCGGCGTCCAGCGCGTGGGTGACCAGGTCGTGGTCGAGCCGGCGGGCGAGGTCGACGGTGAGCCCGGTGTGCACGTGCGCGATCCTGCCGTCCGGTGCGGTCGTACGGCGCTCGGACTGTCCGAGGCCGGCGCGTCGGACGCGTCGCAGGGCCCTGCGGTGCAGGCGCGCCTCACGGCGGCTCAGGGTCCGCGCGAGGCCGCCCTTCACCTTGCGCCGCACGCCCGCGGGCACGGTGGTCGCGGCGGCGGAGCGGACGGGCTGGGGGACGAACCTTCGGTAGACGTGCACCGCGGAACTCATCGACGTCGGATTGGCCACGTCATGAACTCCGTCTCATCGTTCGTAGGGACTTGGGGTGGGGAAGTACGAGGTGAAGAAGTCGTCCAGCAGTTCCTGCTGGGCCTCCGTGTCCTCGGGGGTGGAGAAGGCGTCGTTGAGACAGAACGAGTCCTGGTCCCGGCCGTCGAGCAGCCGTTGGAGTCGGTCCGCCAGGTCGGGCACGGCCAGCTGGATGTAGGTGAAGGGCATCGATCCCGGCTGCGCCCGGCCGGTCAGCGCCGCGTAGTACAGCGCGAACGACGAGGTGGGCGACAGGTCCGTCATGGCCCGGAACCTGCTGGCCGAGGTGCGCGCCCACGCCTCGGGGAACTCCAGTTCGGCCTCCGCCATCGCCGAACGCCGCAAGGCGTAGGGGATGTGCTCCATGGGCTGGGTGATGACCTTGCCGAAACGTTCGTGCAGTAGCGCTCTGTTGTTCTTGCACGCCGCGTCCACCGGACTGTCGGTCTCGGCGACCGCTCCCTGCGGGATGCGATTGCGCGAGGGGAAGTAGCGCGCCGTCCCGTTCGGGGTGAAGAAGGAGTGCGGGGCGACCGGCCGCCCCATGAACATGTCATCGTTGAAGTAGAGGAAGTGCTCGGCCAGCCCCTCGATGTGATGGAGCTGGCTCTCGATCGAGTGCGAGTTGAACGTGGGGAGGTCCTCCGGGTTGCGGAAGATCTCCCGGTGGGTGGCGATGCGGGCCCCGGGCAGGTCCTCGCGCATCCAGGCGGGAACCTGGTCGTCGGTGACGACGTAGATGTTCCGGATCCACGGTGCGAACAGGTGGAGGGAGCGTATCGAGTAACGCAGTTCGTCCCGGCTGATGAACCTGGCGTCGCTCGCCGACTCGGCGTGGTAGACCTCGCCCTTGGCCTGCGCCTTGCGCTGCTTCCAGGCCGGGTCGTTGCCGTCGACCCACGTGTAGACGGCGTCGACGGGGAACGCGATGTCGTCGGCGCAGTTCACCAGGAACTCGGGCCGGGTCGGCAGCGCCGGTGCGAGGTGCCCCGGTGTCCAGTCCGACACGAAGCGGCTGAACAACCGGGCCGCGCCCATGACGTTCGGACCGCCGACGGCCACCGCCCAGGTGGCGCGGTTGGCCCGCGGCGCGACGAGGCAGGTGCCCTGCCGCCGCCAGAACTCCAGGGCGCAGCCGTACTCGTGGCCGAGCAGCAGGTGCCGGCCCGGGTCGGTGCGGTACCAGCTGACCTGCAGGATCCGCGCGCCGACGACCTCGCGCCAGGCGCGGGGGTCACGCGAGGAGACCGGCTTGGCGGGCCGGGGCGCGTCCGGGTCCACGACGCTCAGGTGTCCCGGGTACTGGCCGAGCCCGCGGAACACCGCCTGGAGCGCACGCTCACGGTCCTCTTCGGCGACGCCCACGACCGTGCCGTGGTCGACCGTGCCGCGTACGGCGAAGTGGCCGACGCCGGCCGCGTCGAGCAGGCCGACGAGTGCCGAGCGGTTGGCCTCGCGCGCGGCCAGCGGAGTCAGCCCCGGCTCGACGTAGACGTCGCCGTGCTCGTCCGTGAGCGTCGCCGGCGCGTCCACGGCGGAGGGCCGTGGGCCCGCGGTGCCCTTCCGGGCCACAACGGCCGTGGCGGTCTGATGCGCGGTGAAGTCAGAAACGGTCGTCATGCCACTGAACCCCATAGGACGACGCACGCAGCGGCACAGCCACCCTCCCTCTCCTCACTCGGGACACGCCGGAGTGAGTACCAGTGACCGTGAGCCCTCGTGCCCCCCGGCTCGAATCACGACCACGCCAGGCACCGACCGACCGGTCAGTGCCGTCCACACCGAAACTTTAACGTTCACAGGACCGACACATCTTCACCAAGGTCCCGATTGCTGTCAACAGCAGTCACTTATGACGGAAAATACACTGCTCTCTGACATGCCCTTGAACATCGGACATCGGGCAGATGTCCAGTGCCGCCAACCGGCCCGTCCGACAGTCGGTCTATAGT includes:
- a CDS encoding glycosyltransferase family 4 protein; amino-acid sequence: MKISFLINNIYGIGGTNRTVINLAEALSVQHDVEIVSVFRRANATKFEISPRITVRALVDLRPGSSDRGAAGSDEPSAVVPRQEEFFAQYSRFTDERIIRDLRRTDADVVVGTRPSLNLFVAAHTREGALRVAQEHMTHLAIPPAVRAEMARVYPRLDAITTVTEADAGSFMENTPIPGITVVGIPNSVPRPSVQPSDCTRKIVVSAGRMHHVKRYDLLIRAFGSLADEFPDWQLRIYGDGGEAGKLRTLVTELGLSGRALLMGGFSPIDSEWAKGSIAAVTSSAESFGMTLVEAMRCGLPVVSTDCPVGPREILSDGEDGFLVPNGQVSGIAWGLRRLMADEVLRRDMGEAALRNAARYDPAAVADRYVRLFEDAARRRAAAVRGYRAPAGSRRTGAPATVPPVGIGAATVDVVADGAGWLRFSTEGPGDGRHRWQFVLRHQPSDGNRRPDVPVRTSRTNLDNGGTRYTAALGPSALDELGDGRWQVTMRSARSKTVHMKAGIRDTRALIDARADLVGRPPTGPVTWNLPYAQPNGRLMLRTVLREEHVECATVELGDGAITLRGVLCGGRRIEPGALFVVSRRGPHGKNFTVPVEVLGRHAFRAHVPVRRVVDHRLERWEDWDWWLQPDPHDRRKVRVCHLLEDFPDVKGAYAYPSLPLTGDGISDLAVIHPARPVWVRPYCSASGAMAMNVVDR
- a CDS encoding PIG-L family deacetylase, with the translated sequence MTATARSVLHIIAHQDDDLYFMNPDLIRSLRDGDQVTTVVVTAGEGDGVNADTGDPGRAGETPDYAGYSTERGCGLRSAYARMVTGDRDHPWRREAVDLVPGFAAERFVLTGHDDVCLYFLQLHMGAPGPRGVRTRLHQLWGGTIHTQATLPVHGCTVGEVQHVTREQVITGLAALLAHIRPTSVRTMDPDPEHDGGKTDFVCSDHVDHTVTAEFALAALARYREAGHNPVVECYRAYANRFWGYNLDSSAVTEKAEYLATYAGLDAPATCAHGTCRTCGDRQLGSNPYRSTHMLSCAYRYSPTTDWLRLGPGGRLNAFGVLAGRLAFWTETAPASGEWKGPYVLGDGWLASTLAVAGLPGGPAELVGLRRQVVAGGTVTADVVHTVQDADGNGFSGWHSLENPDWSQADGRRQREVGVPSAAVDGAGRLHVFVRDFDQGISHRGRDTDGNWTPWTGIGGNLLQDAGTTLTTSRGTVELYVPGKNSVWRWHQAELGGSFLLDDTLRTGRPATGGITAVDSGDERTCLYFREAGTQQVMAYRQHADGRWPGSGAGVGGHGGTGAVAALWAPERGAREAFLAHRGSSGRLVVSLPDRDKDHSGAHWHESGEAFAYAPAMAYDAQGALVVAVVGVDGRLHVRRQLSPSVSSPLGPWLC
- a CDS encoding stealth family protein, producing MSTGNPEASAAVGAYRSLVPAGLRRRVARRVPAGLRTVLKHLLRRLHVLSLASRLFRGFRARRRWPHLFREGERLAALAGHGDRIALVRPTVSPLGLREANLELVVTALEEAGVDYFAVRGTSDFRSVLAVAESDREQVGRALERCAGHGPVYLRACRGETPQARPALAGSRAGRQQARHAAVLRTGMVWSDPTGSLVLGLEHSCDIEFWKPEAGRLVAPRPNRVTQDVSPREPRVTVPVSRLTGFAALHTRRTRSVRTVAACADALPEDVRFPIDVVYTWVDGNDPAWRRRRSAYDGGYHAESANAARYISRDELRYSLRALEQNAPWVRHVHLVTDGQRPAWLNDSHPRLTVVDHSEIFADPAALPTFNSHAIESRLHHIKGLSEHFLYLNDDMFLGRPVTPQDFFLSNGMTRTFFSPSQVPRPDPSPADRPVDAAGKNNRRLLLENFGSVIVQKLRHAPYALRRSVLEEIEREYPEAHWETSHSRFRSPTDISIPSSLYHYYAYFTGRAVPSDIRFAYLDLARPEVARRLGILLARRDRQAFCINDTLSDGHDVDRQTEMLATFLSAYYPVPSPFERKERAAR